The following proteins are encoded in a genomic region of Cryptomeria japonica chromosome 11, Sugi_1.0, whole genome shotgun sequence:
- the LOC131073603 gene encoding uncharacterized protein LOC131073603 has protein sequence MTEEKGEKVFSGAAMSVEEKIEQEQELRRRTRRRRWMVCCCGTSLATVLVVALVCVILAVTVFKVRNPKVIVKSVSLDQFQWNMDLLGGKFDLNVTLDMSLSVKNRNRASFKYGNSTAQLFYRGINCGEAQIPAGKVGADRTMEMNTTVTILADRVISSPHIVNDILSGFLPLSTSTSISGRVNLLNIFKHHAISSSFCNMTIAIVNRTIHSEKCSYGFKL, from the coding sequence ATGACGGAAGAGAAGGGGGAAAAGGTGTTTTCAGGGGCGGCCATGAGTGTGGAAGAGAAGATCGAGCAGGAGCAGGAGCTGCGGCGGCGGACGAGGCGGCGGCGATGGATGGTGTGCTGCTGCGGAACGAGCTTAGCGACTGTCCTTGTCGTAGCTCTGGTGTGCGTCATTCTGGCCGTCACTGTGTTCAAGGTTcgaaaccctaaggttatcgtcaAATCTGTGTCGCTAGACCAATTTCAGTGGAATATGGACCTTTTGGGCGGGAAATTTGACCTGAATGTGACGCTGGACATGAGTTTGTCCGTCAAGAACCGGAACAGGGCAAGCTTCAAGTATGGGAACAGTACTGCGCAGTTGTTCTACCGCGGCATCAATTGTGGAGAGGCGCAGATTCCGGCTGGGAAAGTTGGAGCTGACCGCACCATGGAAATGAATACTACTGTTACTATTCTTGCAGATCGTGTCATTTCGAGCCCGCATATTGTGAATGATATTCTGTCTGGATTTTTGCCGCTCAGTACTTCGACGAGCATTTCTGGGCGAGTCAATTTGCTCAACATCTTTAAACATCACGCCATTTCGTCCTCTTTCTGCAATATGACCATTGCTATAGTGAATCGTACCATTCATAGCGAGAAATGCTCATATGGTTTCAAGCTCTGA